In a single window of the Gemmatimonas sp. genome:
- a CDS encoding aldehyde dehydrogenase family protein gives MATTTTPTGGTVREIFDAMSYGPAPEGDAIVRAWLAGHQNRFGHYIGGVFTDAAADESFEVHDPSSGALLAHVAQGSARDVDAAVAAARAALPGWQALDDHARARWIYAIARGIQKHARHFAVLESIDNGKPIRETRDIDIPLVARHFSYHAGWAQLLSAEFPGQHAYGVVGQVIPWNFPLLMLAWKVAPALAAGNTVVLKPAEFTPLTALRFAELMQEIGLPPGVFNLVTGDGRTGAAMVDHPDVDKIAFTGSTDVGRAIRVATAGSGKGLSLELGGKSPFVVFEDADLDSVVEGVVDAIWFNQGQVCCAGSRLLVQEGVADQLIAKLRDRMERLRIGAPLDKAIDMGAIVAPVQLERIKQLCAQGVEEGATCWQPSWATPAEGSFHPPTLFTNVAPSATIAQVEIFGPVLVSMTFRTPEEAVALANNTPFGLAASVWSENINLALDIAPKLKCGVVWINSTNLFDAAAGFGGYRESGFGREGGREGLGEYLKPIRSHEPAPSPVDDSAAPVVLAESDDVADAALTASALPAMDRTPKMFIGGKQARSDSGYSRRILGANGRVVGEVGDGNRKDLRNAVEAAHAGAGWSKLTGHQRSQILFYIAENLSARELEFAARLSAMTGASAVDAMREVEASISRLFTYGAWADKHDGAVHDVPLRGVALAMHEPIGVVGVACPDPYPLLGLVSLIAPLLAAGNRVVAVPSERYPLSATDFYSVLETSDVPSGVVNIVTGPRDALAKVLAEHDDVEAVWYVGSRAGATAVEKASAANLKRTWTEWDGREWLDPRVGEGREFLRRAVQVKNIWIPYGE, from the coding sequence ATGGCTACCACAACGACACCCACGGGCGGCACGGTCCGCGAAATCTTCGACGCCATGAGCTATGGTCCGGCGCCGGAAGGCGATGCCATCGTGCGCGCCTGGCTGGCCGGCCACCAGAACCGCTTCGGCCACTACATCGGCGGCGTTTTCACCGATGCGGCCGCCGACGAGTCGTTTGAGGTGCACGATCCGTCGTCGGGCGCCCTCCTCGCCCACGTCGCGCAAGGGAGTGCGCGGGATGTCGATGCCGCCGTGGCGGCCGCGCGTGCGGCGTTGCCGGGATGGCAGGCGCTCGACGACCACGCTCGCGCCCGTTGGATCTACGCCATTGCCCGCGGTATTCAGAAGCATGCGCGACATTTCGCCGTGCTCGAGTCGATCGACAACGGGAAGCCGATTCGCGAGACCCGGGACATCGACATCCCGCTGGTTGCGCGGCACTTCTCATATCACGCCGGCTGGGCGCAGCTGCTCTCGGCCGAATTCCCCGGCCAGCACGCGTACGGCGTCGTCGGACAGGTGATCCCCTGGAATTTTCCGCTGCTGATGCTCGCATGGAAAGTCGCGCCGGCGCTCGCCGCCGGAAACACGGTGGTCCTCAAACCCGCCGAGTTCACGCCGCTCACCGCGTTGCGCTTTGCGGAACTGATGCAGGAAATCGGCTTGCCGCCGGGCGTCTTCAATCTGGTCACCGGTGACGGCCGTACCGGTGCGGCGATGGTCGATCATCCCGACGTCGACAAGATCGCATTCACCGGCAGCACCGACGTCGGTCGCGCGATCCGCGTCGCGACCGCCGGATCGGGCAAGGGCCTTTCGCTCGAACTGGGTGGCAAAAGCCCCTTCGTCGTATTCGAAGACGCCGACCTCGATAGTGTGGTCGAAGGCGTGGTGGACGCGATCTGGTTCAATCAGGGACAGGTCTGCTGTGCCGGGTCGCGCCTGCTCGTGCAGGAAGGGGTCGCCGACCAGCTTATCGCAAAGCTACGCGATCGTATGGAACGGCTCCGGATCGGCGCGCCGCTCGACAAAGCCATCGATATGGGCGCGATCGTCGCCCCCGTGCAGCTCGAGCGCATCAAGCAACTCTGCGCGCAAGGCGTCGAAGAGGGCGCCACCTGCTGGCAGCCCTCTTGGGCTACGCCCGCCGAGGGCTCCTTCCATCCGCCCACGCTGTTTACGAACGTCGCGCCGTCGGCGACCATCGCGCAGGTCGAGATCTTCGGCCCGGTGCTGGTCAGCATGACGTTCCGAACGCCGGAAGAAGCCGTCGCGCTGGCGAACAACACGCCGTTCGGTCTCGCCGCCAGCGTGTGGAGTGAGAATATCAATCTCGCGCTCGACATCGCACCGAAGCTCAAGTGTGGCGTGGTGTGGATTAACAGCACCAATCTGTTCGACGCCGCGGCCGGCTTTGGCGGGTATCGCGAGTCTGGCTTCGGTCGCGAAGGTGGACGCGAGGGACTCGGCGAGTATCTGAAGCCGATACGCTCGCATGAGCCTGCGCCGTCGCCGGTCGATGACAGCGCCGCGCCGGTGGTGCTCGCCGAGAGTGACGACGTCGCTGACGCGGCGCTGACAGCATCGGCACTGCCCGCGATGGATCGGACGCCGAAAATGTTCATCGGCGGCAAGCAGGCACGGAGCGACTCCGGCTACTCGCGACGCATTCTGGGCGCCAACGGTCGCGTGGTGGGCGAGGTGGGCGACGGCAACCGTAAGGATCTGCGTAATGCCGTCGAAGCGGCGCACGCCGGTGCTGGATGGTCCAAGCTCACCGGCCACCAGCGGTCGCAGATTCTGTTTTACATCGCCGAAAACCTGTCGGCGCGCGAATTGGAATTCGCTGCACGGCTGTCCGCCATGACGGGCGCTTCCGCTGTCGATGCGATGCGCGAAGTCGAGGCCTCGATCTCCCGGCTGTTCACGTATGGGGCCTGGGCTGACAAGCACGATGGCGCGGTGCACGACGTGCCATTGCGTGGCGTGGCGTTGGCAATGCACGAACCCATCGGCGTTGTTGGTGTGGCGTGCCCCGACCCGTATCCGTTGCTCGGTCTCGTGTCCCTGATCGCCCCGCTGCTCGCCGCTGGTAATCGCGTGGTCGCGGTGCCGTCCGAACGATACCCGCTCTCGGCGACTGATTTTTATAGCGTGCTCGAAACGTCGGATGTGCCATCCGGGGTGGTCAATATCGTGACGGGTCCACGCGATGCGCTTGCCAAAGTGCTGGCGGAGCATGACGATGTCGAGGCCGTGTGGTACGTTGGATCACGAGCCGGAGCCACCGCCGTCGAGAAGGCGTCTGCCGCCAACTTGAAGCGCACCTGGACCGAATGGGACGGTCGCGAATGGCTGGATCCGCGGGTGGGCGAAGGCCGTGAGTTCCTGCGGCGTGCCGTGCAGGTCAAGAATATCTGGATTCCGTACGGCGAATAA
- a CDS encoding M3 family oligoendopeptidase — translation MRPNSNIMIELPASPEAFRDAAWDDILPYYEHLATIHLEATTSVVESWLSTWSRLDTLVGEAGTLAMIAYTGNTADTAAETAYLRFSMEIFPKLEEQGVRLAKRLLDLGWSRDDLETTIRRFRTDIEIFREANVARFSQIEELSAGYQKITGGLSVDWDGTPKTIPQLQPYLKSADRAERERAFRLGAEAYMVKRDEFADLFDSMYVLRDAVAKEAGFADYQRYCFAAKHRFDYTPEDTARFHDAVKQTVTPAVARLMEHRRESLGVAVLRPWDVTVDLNADEPLKPFADVETFIDRASNIFQRVDPELGGQFRIMADEKLLDLESRPGKAPGGYCTDLSFRGRPFIFMNAVGVPDDVQTLVHEAGHCFHDFATHSLPFTWQRRTGHEAAELASMSMELLAMPYFVAPDGYYTPDEARVAWLEHLEDVLGSLVHIASVDAFQAWIYTDPAGADRDARDAKWLELRKEFESGVDWTGLERERVGRWYRQLHIFELPFYYIEYGLAQLGALQVFRNAVADAGDAVAAYKRFLKLGGTRPLPELYAAAGVKLVFDAETMAELVAFAEERIAALRAGADAPFRGVVPV, via the coding sequence ATGCGACCCAACTCCAACATCATGATCGAACTCCCGGCCTCTCCGGAGGCGTTCCGCGACGCTGCGTGGGACGACATCCTGCCGTATTACGAGCACCTGGCCACGATCCACCTCGAAGCGACAACGTCCGTTGTCGAATCGTGGTTGAGCACCTGGTCGCGCCTCGATACGCTGGTTGGCGAGGCCGGCACGCTCGCCATGATTGCATACACCGGCAACACCGCCGATACCGCGGCGGAAACCGCGTATCTGCGTTTCTCCATGGAGATCTTCCCGAAGCTGGAAGAGCAGGGCGTTCGCCTTGCCAAGCGGCTGCTCGATCTCGGTTGGTCGCGCGACGACTTGGAAACCACGATTCGACGCTTCCGCACCGACATCGAGATTTTCCGCGAGGCCAACGTCGCGCGGTTCTCGCAGATCGAGGAGTTGTCGGCTGGCTACCAGAAGATCACGGGTGGTCTGAGCGTCGATTGGGACGGCACACCGAAAACGATTCCGCAGCTGCAGCCGTACCTGAAGTCGGCTGACCGCGCGGAGCGCGAACGCGCGTTCCGCCTAGGCGCCGAGGCGTACATGGTGAAGCGCGACGAATTCGCCGATCTGTTCGACAGCATGTATGTGCTGCGCGACGCAGTCGCCAAGGAAGCCGGTTTCGCCGACTACCAGCGCTACTGCTTCGCCGCCAAGCATCGCTTTGACTACACGCCGGAAGACACCGCGCGCTTCCACGACGCGGTGAAGCAGACGGTCACACCGGCCGTGGCGCGTCTGATGGAGCATCGCCGCGAGTCACTCGGCGTCGCGGTCCTCCGCCCGTGGGATGTCACGGTCGACCTGAACGCCGACGAGCCGCTCAAGCCGTTCGCTGATGTGGAGACGTTTATCGATCGCGCGTCGAACATCTTCCAGCGCGTCGATCCCGAGTTGGGTGGGCAGTTCCGGATCATGGCCGATGAGAAGCTGCTTGATCTCGAGAGCCGGCCCGGTAAGGCTCCGGGTGGTTACTGCACCGATCTGTCGTTTCGTGGTCGCCCGTTCATCTTCATGAATGCCGTTGGCGTGCCCGACGACGTCCAGACGCTCGTGCACGAAGCGGGACATTGCTTCCATGACTTTGCCACGCATTCGCTGCCATTTACGTGGCAGCGGCGGACGGGCCACGAGGCAGCCGAGCTGGCGTCGATGAGCATGGAGTTGCTGGCCATGCCGTACTTCGTCGCGCCCGATGGCTATTACACGCCCGATGAGGCGCGTGTCGCATGGCTCGAGCATCTCGAGGACGTGCTGGGAAGCCTCGTGCACATCGCGAGCGTCGATGCGTTCCAGGCATGGATCTACACTGATCCCGCCGGCGCCGACCGCGATGCGCGTGATGCGAAGTGGCTCGAACTTCGCAAGGAATTCGAGTCGGGCGTCGACTGGACGGGACTCGAACGTGAGCGAGTAGGCCGTTGGTATCGTCAGCTCCATATCTTCGAGCTGCCGTTCTACTACATAGAATACGGGCTGGCCCAACTCGGCGCGCTACAGGTGTTCCGCAACGCTGTGGCCGACGCCGGTGATGCCGTCGCGGCATACAAGCGTTTCCTCAAGCTCGGCGGCACCCGACCGCTGCCCGAACTCTACGCTGCGGCCGGCGTAAAACTCGTGTTCGATGCGGAAACGATGGCGGAACTCGTGGCCTTCGCTGAAGAGCGCATTGCGGCGTTACGCGCTGGTGCCGATGCGCCGTTTCGTGGGGTGGTGCCCGTCTGA